From Penaeus chinensis breed Huanghai No. 1 chromosome 18, ASM1920278v2, whole genome shotgun sequence, one genomic window encodes:
- the LOC125034691 gene encoding probable protein phosphatase 2C T23F11.1 has protein sequence MGQTLSEPVTQKETSRCENSWLRVGSSCMQGWRVNMEDAHTTILSLPDDPGTAFFAVYDGHGGARIAQHAGKHLHKSILQRPEYKAGDLVTAVKQGFLDLDHSMQTDEVLKDELAGTTAICCILRNGVAYCGNVGDSRAIASVGGRVEELSNDHKPSLASEQRRITAAGGWVELNRVNGNLALSRALGDFVFKKNEEKGPEDQIVTANPDVEVRELSEEWEFIILACDGIWDVMTNQEVVDFVRLRLSQGMEPEDVCEDLMTRCLAPDCQMGGLGCDNMTVILICITHSGSWRELQEKCSRPSLALINQNHEEDSDADLQ, from the exons ATGGGACAGACTTTAAGCGAGCCTGTGACACAGAAGGAAACCTCACGTTGCGAGAATTCTTGGCTGCGTGTCGGGTCTTCGTGTATGCAGGGATGGCGTGTCAACATGGAGGATGCACACACCACTATACTGTCTCTCCCAGATGACCCAGGAACTGCATTTTTCGCTGTATATGATGGGCATGGAG GTGCAAGAATTGCCCAGCATGCGGGGAAGCACTTGCACAAAAGTATCCTGCAAAGACCAGAGTACAAAGCCGGTGACTTGGTTACTGCTGTAAAGCAG GGATTCCTAGACTTGGACCACTCAATGCAGACAGATGAAGTGCTGAAAGATGAACTGGCTGGGACCACTGCCATTTGCTGCATTTTACGAAATGGCGTGGCTTATTGT GGAAATGTAGGCGATTCCCGGGCTATAGCTAGTGTTGGTGGCCGTGTTGAAGAGCTAAGCAATGACCATAAGCCCAGCCTGGCCTCTGAGCAGCGAAGAATAACAGCAGCTGGTGGTTGGGTTGAGTTGAACAGAGTCAATGGGAACCTTGCACTGTCAAGAGCATTGGGAGATTTTGTGtttaagaagaatgaagaaaaagggccAGAAGACCAAATTGTTACAG CCAATCCAGATGTAGAGGTCAGGGAATTGAGTGAGGAGTGGGAGTTCATCATCTTAGCTTGTGATGGAATCTGGGATGTTATGACTAATCAG GAAGTGGTAGACTTTGTGAGGTTACGGCTGTCCCAAGGTATGGAACCTGAAGACGTGTGTGAGGATTTGATGACTCGCTGTCTAGCCCCGGACTGCCAGATGGGAGGACTTGGTTGCGATAACATGACTGTTATCCTCATCTGCATTACCCATTCTGGCTCCTGGCGTGAG CTACAGGAGAAGTGTTCCCGGCCATCATTAGCTCTTATCAACCAAAACCATGAGGAAGATAGCGATGCAGACCTGCAGTAA